A window of Struthio camelus isolate bStrCam1 chromosome 15, bStrCam1.hap1, whole genome shotgun sequence contains these coding sequences:
- the NOXO1 gene encoding NADPH oxidase organizer 1 yields the protein MNCSRYPVDVKAVGVMQCQKQKNYMMFVSWSDRNNILIYRTVEEFKRFHKDLKRKFPIESGSLRRSDRTIPKFKDASVKQRKSGKLNRSLERLKLLETYSQELLKMDAKISQSESVVQFFKAQTQDLDPSFPENSVVIMPSEIGGERKKQPQQPLSSITHPQASQSYRCIETFETKDTKNKTFKVAKREIVEVLIKDMTGWWLVENADKQIAWFPAPYLEEIDTHKDIQNALSSKKEGSLYFAVRAYESQKADELSLNNGVIVEVVRKSDDGWWLTRYNGRTGYIPSICLQPYKNPHSRLQTIVSCGLNASTPNLSSSVGALQALDEAAGESVVQTCPPLGQTEEGTSLRSRSRSLPRASSTPDLETDSSSLSSGSGSERDGRPDWKPDLSRSLPEVEQARSSSLGKALATHSSKSPHLTHKDRNDSGFVESSAVDLSYSLADSDLAACVPKVPVRPSAHEILQKCSTVTKRAMQQSASRPALLALHTLQSTQ from the exons ATGAACTGCAGCAGGTACCCAGTGGATGTGAAGGCTGTAGGCGTGATGCAATGCCAAAAGCAGAAG AACTACATGATGTTTGTGTCCTGGTCAGACAGAAACAACATTCTCATCTACCGGACAGTTGAAGAATTTAAGAGATTCCAT AAAGACCTGAAGAGAAAATTCCCCATTGAGAGTGGTTCGCTGAGGAGATCTGACCGGACTATACCCAAGTTTAAAG acgCAAGTGTGAAGCAGAGAAAGAGCGGGAAGTTGAACAGGTCCTTGGAGAGATTAAAACTGCTGGAAACTTACTCCCAGGAGCTGCTGAAAATGGATGCTAAGATCTCCCAGAGTGAAAGTGTGGTTCAGTTTTTCAAGGCACAAACCCAAGATCTAGATCCTTCCTTTCCTGAAAACAG tgttgtgaTCATGCCATCAGAAattggaggagaaaggaaaaaacagccacAGCAACCTCTCTCCTCTATTACGCACCCACAGGCATCTCAGAGCTACAGATGCATTGAAACCTTTGAAACCAAAGACACAAAAAACAAGACTTTCAAAGTTGCTAAGAGGGAAATTGTTGAAGTGCTAATCAAGGACATGACCG GGTGGTGGCTAGTGGAAAATGCAGACAAGCAGATAGCCTGGTTCCCAGCCCCGTACCTGGAAGAGATTGACACCCACAAGGACATCCAGAATGCCTTGAGCTCGAAGAAAGAGG GCAGCTTGTATTTTGCTGTGCGAGCCTATGAGTCTCAGAAGGCAGACGAGCTCTCTCTGAACAACGGGGTCATCGTGGAGGTGGTTAGGAAATCTGACGATGGCTGGTGGCTGACCCG GTACAATGGACGTACTGGCTACATCCCCTCCATTTGCCTCCAGCCCTACAAGAATCCTCACAGCAGGCTCCAGACCATTGTGAGCTGCGGGCTCAACGCCTCCACCCCTAACCTCTCCTCCTCcgtgggggctcttcaggccctGGATGAGGCGGCAGGAGAGAGTGTGGTTCAGACTTGCCCTCCCCTTGGCCAGACTGAAGAAGGAACTTCTTTGAGAAGCAGATCAAGATCTCTGCCCAGGGCCAGTTCCACTCCAGATTTGGAGACCGATAGCTCATCTCTCAGCTCGGGGAGCGGGAGCGAGCGGGACGGCAGGCCGGACTGGAAGCCTGACTTATCAAGGTCTCTGCCTGAAGTTGAGCAGGCCAGGAGCTCTTCCCTGGGGAAGGCCTTGGCCACACACAGCAGCAAATCCCCACACCTCACCCACAAAGACAGGAATGATTCCGGCTTTGTGGAGTCATCTGCAGTTGATTTAAGTTACTCCCTCGCTGACTCAGACTTGGCTGCCTGTGTCCCCAAGGTGCCTGTGCGTCCCTCAGCCCATGAGATTCTTCAGAAGTGCAGCACCGTCACGAAGCGAGCCATGCAGCAGTCAGCCTCCCGGCCAGCCCTCCTGGCTCTGCACACTCTCCAGAGCACGCAGTAG
- the TBL3 gene encoding transducin beta-like protein 3, with translation MAAAGAASSPVRFKSNYAVSRKIEPFYKGGRVQVNRDGKFMFCPCGIKLNIIDIETGAVLHSLEQDDQEDITSFILSPDDEILVTGSRALLLKQWNWRENKCVRTWKAVHVAPIASMAFDSTSTLLATGGCDSTIKIWDMIKQYCTHNLKGSSGVVHLVEFHPDISRLQLFSSSMDYKIRIWDLNSSKCVAVLSGHFSAVTSLAFAADRNTLISSGRDKICMVWNLKTGETKQTIPVYESVEAAVLLPEKGEFSQLGVKNQGLHFLTAGSKGILKIWEVATAACVFTQAAPFEPVESKEEASERSLTHCMLVPERNEVVTVSVEHNIVLYDAQTLQLRKQFAGYNDEVLDVKFLGPADSHIVVATNSPQLKVFELATSHCQILYGHTETILALDVFRKGLMFVSCAKDKSLRVWRMNKDGQVICVAQGLGHAHGVGAVSCSRLKESFVVTSSQDCTIKIWNIPESLTSKAKAALISSPETLHAQVTERGHNKDINSVAVSPNDKLIATGSQDRLAKLWSCSDCSLLGVFTGHKRGIWCVQFSPVDQILATSSADGTLKLWGLQDFSCLKTFEGHDASVLKIIFVSRGTQLLSSGSDGLLKLWTIKTNECVKTLDGHEDKIWGLHSNKQDDMVVTASSDSCITLWKDVTEIEQEEAQAKQEEQIMKEQELSNLLHEKRYLKALGLAISLDRPHTVLMVVKAILKEIDGRKHLEENILRLRKDQKEAVLTFLVTWNTNSRNCHEAQAVIETLLKHETPDCLLQYSGIKTAVESLLPYTERHFQRLSRLLQASMFIDFMWQNMRLADASQQEDVTL, from the exons AtggcggctgccggggctgccagcagccccgtGCGCTTCAAGAGCAA ctATGCCGTGTCGCGGAAGATCGAGCCTTTCTACAAAGGAGGACGAGTTCAG gTAAACCGCGATGGAAAATTCATGTTTTGCCCCTGTGGGATCAAGCTGAATATAATCGATATAGAAACAGGAGCAGTTCTTCACAGCCTCGAACAG GATGATCAAGAGGATATTACTTCCTTCATTCTTAGCCCTGATGACGAG ATCCTTGTGACAGGAAGCCGAGCCCTGTTGCTGAAGCAGTGGAACTGGCGAGAGAACAAGTGTGTTCGCACGTGGAAAGCAGTGCATGTAGCACCAATAGCTAGCATGGCCTTTGACTCCACTTCAACGTTGTTAGCCACAG GTGGCTGTGACAGCACCATTAAGATCTGGGATATGATCAAACAGTACTGCACCCACAACCTAAAAGGATCTTCAGGAGTTGTACA CCTTGTTGAATTCCACCCTGATATTTCACGTCTGcaacttttctcttcctcaatgGACTACAAAATCCGAATCTGGGACCTGAATTCTAGCAAGTGTGTCGCTGTGCTGAGTGGCCATTTCAGTGCTGTCACCTCCTTGGCCTTTGCTGCAGATAGAAATACACTCATCAG TTCTGGTCGTGATAAAATCTGTATGGTGTGGAACTTGAAAACGGGAGAAACTAAACAAACTATCCCTGTCTACGAG AGTGTGGAAGCTGCTGTCCTGTTACCTGAAAAAGGAGAGTTCTCTCAGCTGGGTGTGAAGAACCAAGGGTTGCACTTTCtcacagctggcagcaaag GCATCTTGAAAATCTGGGAAGTTGCCACAGCCGCCTGCGTATTTACCCAGGCTGCTCCCTTTGAGCCTGTGGAATCCAAGGAGGAGGCCAGCGAGCGTAGTCTGACCCACTGCATGCTTGTGCCTGAGAGGAATGAAGTTGTCACAGTGTCCGTGGAACACAACATTGTTTTATACGATGCTCAAACTCTCCAGCTCAGGAAGCAG TTTGCAGGTTACAACGATGAGGTTCTGGATGTGAAGTTCCTTGGGCCTGCTGATTCTCACATTGTTGTGGCTACCAACAGCCCTCAGCTGAAAGTGTTTGAACTAGCAACATCACACTGTCAGATCCTCTATGGCCACACAG AAACGATTCTTGCCTTGGATGTTTTCAGAAAAGGCCTGATGTTTGTAAGCTGTGCTAAG GATAAAAGCCTTCGAGTCTGGCGGATGAACAAAGATGGACAAGTGATCTGTGTAGCCCAAGGATTGGGTCATGCACATGGGGTGGGCGCTGTGTCTTGCTCAAG actgaAAGAAAGCTTTGTAGTGACCAGCAGCCAGGACTGCACAATCAAGATCTGGAATATCCCGGAATCCCTCACTTCCAAAGCAAAAGCAGCCTTGATCTCCAGTCCAGAAACCCTTCATGCCCAAGTGACTGAGAGAGGTCACAACAAG GATATAAACAGTGTGGCAGTTTCTCCGAATGACAAGCTCATTGCCACAGGCTCGCAGGATCGGCTGGCCAAGCTGTGGTCCTGTTCTGATTGCTCCTTGTTGGGTGTCTTCACTGGACATAAGCGTGGAATCTGGTGTGTGCAGTTTTCCCCGGTGGATCAGATCTTGGCCACCTCCTCAGCGGATGGGACCCTGAAGCTTTGGGGTCTTCAGGACTTCAGCTGTCTGAAG ACTTTTGAAGGTCATGATGCCTCTGTACTGAAGATCATTTTTGTAAGCCGGGGGACACAGCTGCTTAGCAG CGGTTCTGATGGTCTCTTAAAACTCTGGACAATTAAAACAAATGAGTGTGTGAAAACATTAGATGGTCATGAAGATAAAATCTGGGGTCTTCACTCCAACAAGCAAGATGACATGGTTGTGACAGCATCCAGTGACTCCTGCATCACGCTGTGGAAG GATGTCACTGAAATTGAACAGGAAGAGGCACAAGCTAAACAGGAAGAGCAGATTATGAA AGAACAAGAGCTTTCTAACCTGCTTCATGAGAAAAGATATCTCAAAGCTTTAGGTTTGGCAATCTCTCTGGATCGTCCACACACAGTGTTGATGGTGGTCAAAG CCATCCTCAAGGAAATCGATGGGAGAAAGCACTTGGAAGAGAACATCCTTCGGCTGCGGAAGGATCAAAAAG AGGCGGTGTTAACATTCTTGGTGACGTGGAATACAAACTCTCGGAACTGTCACGAGGCCCAGGCTGTCATTGAAACCCTCCTAAAGCACGAAACACCAGATTGCCTCCTGCAGTACTCGGGCATTAAAACTGCTGTGGAGTCCCTGCTGCCTTACACTG agcgcCATTTCCAGAGACTGAGCCGATTACTGCAGGCCTCCATGTTCATTGATTTCATGTGGCAAAACATGAGACTGGCTGATGCATCCCAGCAGGAAGATGTGACTTTATGA